In Xylanivirga thermophila, the genomic window GCGTTTCTTTTGCGGCTGTATATCATCATCCGGATAACCTATAGGCAATAATACAATAGGCTCTATATATTCTGGCAGCTCCAATGCTTCATGGCATTTTTTAGAATCAAAAGCACACACCCAGCAAGTTCCAAGCCCTATATCAGCAGCTGCTAGGGTAATATGATCTGCAGCAATGGCTGCATCTATATCGCAATGGTCCTTGCCATCTCCCCTATGCCATGACTCCTTGTGATTGCCGCATACTACAATTATGGCGGGAGCAGTCTTTATCCACTCTCTATTATAACTGGAGATCACCTTTGTTTTAGCAGCTTCATCCGTCACCACAACAAAGGACAGCGGTTGATAATTACAGGC contains:
- a CDS encoding nitroreductase family protein produces the protein MAFFELAKKRYSVRQFKNQPVEDDKLKYALETARMAPSACNYQPLSFVVVTDEAAKTKVISSYNREWIKTAPAIIVVCGNHKESWHRGDGKDHCDIDAAIAADHITLAAADIGLGTCWVCAFDSKKCHEALELPEYIEPIVLLPIGYPDDDIQPQKKRKELDELIRQNRW